Within the Anaeromicrobium sediminis genome, the region CCTGAACCTAAACTACTTAAAACTAAATATTTCAAAGTGGCCTTTATATTTTCTTTCTCATCTTTAATTACTATAATCCCACAACCTGCTAAAGTACTTACTTCTAGAAATACAAATCCATTAAATAAATCATTAGTAAATACTATACCAAGGAGTGACCCTACTAGAAGATTCACTAGAGTATAATATAAGTTTACTCTCTTTTTTCCTATTTCCTTTTCAATGGTCATATAGCTATATACCATGACCAAAAGGGCTACTAATGTAAACACTACACACATAATAGCTTCCACATTACCTATATAAAATGAAATTCCCCAAGGAGAATCATAGTGACCTATTCTATATGAAAATCCACCATTATTTAATACATTTATAAAGTTTATAATAGAAAGTATAAAACTTAAACCTAAACTTGTACCTGATAGAACTTTCACTCTCTTATTGTTTTTTATAATGGGCATACAAAATGCTGTAATAAAAAGCAATAATATAATAACAAGGGGGCTACTCCTTATAACATTCATTATTAATCACCTCTCATTTTCATAATCTCATCTAATTCAACTGTTCCATAGGCTTTATATAGCCTTACCGTCAATGCTAATAAAAATGCCGTCACACTTACTGCCACTACGATTCCTGTAAGCATAAGTGCACTTGGTACTGGGTCTATATACCCTGCAGCTGTGCCTCTTATTATGGGGGCATCCTTTCCGTGTACATATCCCTTAGCTATAAAAAACAGAAAAATGGCCGTATCCATTATATTCATTCCTATTATTTTTTTTATTATGTTGTTATGAAGTAACAACATGGTAAATCCTATTCCAAATAATATTATTGAACCCGTTTCATAATAATTTGTAGTTAAACTCTTCATGTTCATATTTCTCCTTCATTAAAAAGTGAAAATAAAAAATATACTGTTATAGCCACTATAATTCCAACTGCTATATTAAGGGGCAATATGGCTCCTGCACTGAGTATATTACCTACTTTACCTAAAGGAATTACAGGTAGATGAAAAGAATCTCCTATAAAATAGTATCCCTTTAATAACCCATAAAAAACTAAGGATAAACACATGGACTTCATAAGCTTTTCATAGGGTAGTTTAGAATTAACTTCTTTTTTATCATTTACTAATCTATAAAGTATAAAACTAGCTCCGATTATAGTCCCTCCTGAAAATCCCCCTCCAGGAGATAGGTGACCAAACAATATTACATAAATTCCAAAGACTTGTATTAAGGGAATTAGAAACCTTAGAATCTCTCTTAAAATAATACTATCCATCTAACTCTTCATCTCCCTTTTTTAAAAGTAACATTACACATATAATTCCTGTGAAAAGTACTGTAGCTTCTGCAAAGGTGTCAAAGGCCCTATAATCTAATATAATACCCGTTACTATGTTAGTTGAACCTGTATCCTTTAATCCGTCCTTTATATATTTGTTTGCTAAAGGCCTGTCTTTTAAAATATTTTCATCACCAAACTGAGGCAAACTAGTTATTCCTATAAGCAATACACCTATTATTGTAAGGGTACAGATTATGGCTATGATTTTTCTCATTTTTTAACACCCCTTATCTGTTTTAGGGTAATTACGAATAGTAAAGTAGTTATCCCTGCGCCTACAGCAGCTTCTGTTATGGCTAAATCTGGCGCATTGAGTTGTTGCCACAGTATGGCCATTACTAATGAATAAACCATAAAAACAATGACTGTTGATAGTAAATTTTTTATAACAGATGCGGATATGGCCGATACGATTAAAAATATCATCATAATAATACTAAATGTCTTCATGATTATTTACTTCCCCACTTTTCATACTAGCCTTTCCTATTAAATGGGTTGCCGTAGGATTTGTCACCCAAATAAATACTATTACTAGCAAAATTTTTAAAGATACAAAACTTATACCACTATATATAACTAGTGCTAACAAACATAGTACAGCCCCTAATGTATCACATTTGGCAGCACTATGTATTCTCGTTTGTAGATCTGGAAACCTTAGTATCCCAATAGTTCCTACGGAAAAGAAAAATAATCCTCCCAATAGAAACAATGTTATAAAAACCATCTTCATGA harbors:
- a CDS encoding sodium:proton antiporter; amino-acid sequence: MKSLTTNYYETGSIILFGIGFTMLLLHNNIIKKIIGMNIMDTAIFLFFIAKGYVHGKDAPIIRGTAAGYIDPVPSALMLTGIVVAVSVTAFLLALTVRLYKAYGTVELDEIMKMRGD
- a CDS encoding MnhB domain-containing protein, with the protein product MDSIILREILRFLIPLIQVFGIYVILFGHLSPGGGFSGGTIIGASFILYRLVNDKKEVNSKLPYEKLMKSMCLSLVFYGLLKGYYFIGDSFHLPVIPLGKVGNILSAGAILPLNIAVGIIVAITVYFLFSLFNEGEI
- the mbhE gene encoding hydrogen gas-evolving membrane-bound hydrogenase subunit E, whose amino-acid sequence is MRKIIAIICTLTIIGVLLIGITSLPQFGDENILKDRPLANKYIKDGLKDTGSTNIVTGIILDYRAFDTFAEATVLFTGIICVMLLLKKGDEELDG
- a CDS encoding Na(+)/H(+) antiporter subunit B, with protein sequence MKTFSIIMMIFLIVSAISASVIKNLLSTVIVFMVYSLVMAILWQQLNAPDLAITEAAVGAGITTLLFVITLKQIRGVKK
- the mnhG gene encoding monovalent cation/H(+) antiporter subunit G, which encodes MKMVFITLFLLGGLFFFSVGTIGILRFPDLQTRIHSAAKCDTLGAVLCLLALVIYSGISFVSLKILLVIVFIWVTNPTATHLIGKASMKSGEVNNHEDI